A section of the Anabaena cylindrica PCC 7122 genome encodes:
- a CDS encoding endonuclease domain-containing protein: MTKLYNKTSEKQKRQTLRKNIPPAEKIVWAKLRSQQVEGCKFRRQYSIDRFVVDFYSCELKLAIEIDGDSHYQEGIPEYDWERQVFLESKGTKILRFTNQEVYQNVDGVVDKIREVVCILKEVTPP; this comes from the coding sequence ATGACAAAGCTGTATAACAAAACCTCAGAAAAGCAAAAACGACAAACTCTTAGAAAAAATATACCCCCAGCCGAAAAAATAGTTTGGGCAAAACTTAGAAGTCAACAAGTTGAAGGCTGTAAATTTCGCAGACAATACAGTATTGACAGATTTGTAGTTGATTTTTATTCTTGTGAATTAAAACTTGCTATAGAAATTGATGGCGATAGTCACTATCAAGAAGGTATTCCAGAATATGACTGGGAACGTCAAGTATTTTTGGAATCAAAAGGTACGAAGATTTTACGATTTACCAATCAGGAAGTTTATCAAAATGTTGATGGTGTGGTGGATAAGATTAGGGAAGTTGTTTGTATTTTGAAAGAAGTTACCCCTCCCTAA
- the hsdR gene encoding type I restriction-modification system endonuclease: protein MPESLNFSFLAVHDIQLVRLATLAERYFADDPNTCLIKLRQFGELLAQLAAANIGLYELENEKQIDLLNRLRDRGLLKGEVDRLFHELRKIGNTATHELSGNHRTALSGLKYARVLGIWFHRVFTKNPNFAPDPFIPPPDPKIETESLKAELARLRDEVKEKLSAVELAQTLAEIEAQRRIVAEDLAREAESKIQEVLNHLNEIQAQAKKKSQQTIQQTITQAQISESDVLLDERETRKLIDAQLQAAKWEADSEALTYQNGVRPQKGRNLAIAEYPTANGRADYALFCGLQIVGVVEAKRQSKDVSEGALNQAKRYSEGFQIEGEIFSSGSGNKYKVPFVFATNGRPYLQQLQTKSGIWFCDLRRPTNLRVCLSTWYSPQGLLDALSQDIDQAHTRLTQEGFNYGLQLRDYQIRAIQAVESALSRENRVLLLAMATGTGKTKTCIALVYRLLKTKRFRRILFLVDRTALGEQTDNAFKDSRMENLQSFADIFEIKGLKDTEIDRDTKVHISTVQGMVKRVLYPSDSTSVITADQYDCIVVDECHRGYLLDRELSDREIEFRDFNDYVSKYRRVLEHFDAVKIGLTATPALHTTQIFGKPVYTYGYKEAVIDGWLIDHEPPFQIRTKLSEEGMVWNPGEEMEFFNPQTGKLDLVHAPDEVKIEVEQFNRKVITEDFNRVVCEALAQHIDPSLPEKTLIFCATDGHADIVVNQLKQAFQDTYGSVEDDAIVKITGNADKPLELIRKFRNEVNPKVAVTVDLLTTGIDVPPICNLVFIRRVNSRILYEQMLGRATRLCHDIGKEVFKIFDAVRLYEAIAPVSSMKPVVVNPNISFTQLVEELETVNNPDALETVINQLLAKIQRKRRYLSANSQEQLEAIAGMPIPNMVSHLKQSTPQQVKEWWEQRKTLAQILDRRDGGNKPILVSRHSDELIGIERGYGNAERPEDYLDSFRAFLLENMNKIPALIVVTQRPRELTRAQLKELRMRLDTAGYTETNLKTAWRETTNEDIAASIIGFIRQATLGDALIPYTERVDRAMKKILASQPWTPPQRKWLERIGKQLKAETIVDREALDKGEFKAQGGGFDRLNTVFDGDLENIVIQIHESIWNVA from the coding sequence ATGCCAGAGTCATTAAACTTCTCATTCCTTGCAGTCCACGACATACAACTGGTTCGATTAGCGACTCTAGCCGAGCGATATTTTGCAGATGATCCCAACACCTGTTTGATTAAATTGCGGCAGTTTGGTGAATTGCTGGCGCAGTTAGCAGCAGCTAATATTGGACTGTATGAGTTAGAGAATGAAAAACAGATTGATTTGCTCAATCGTTTGCGCGATCGCGGATTACTCAAGGGAGAAGTTGATAGACTATTCCATGAACTACGTAAAATTGGCAACACAGCAACACATGAACTTTCAGGAAATCACCGCACCGCTTTAAGTGGCCTGAAATATGCTCGTGTGTTAGGGATTTGGTTTCATCGAGTATTTACCAAAAATCCTAATTTTGCCCCAGATCCATTTATTCCCCCACCTGATCCAAAAATAGAAACAGAATCTCTTAAAGCCGAGTTAGCACGCTTGCGAGATGAGGTCAAAGAAAAACTTTCGGCGGTTGAATTAGCCCAAACACTGGCAGAAATAGAAGCCCAGCGTCGGATAGTTGCAGAGGATTTAGCACGGGAAGCAGAGTCCAAAATTCAGGAAGTGTTAAATCACCTGAATGAAATTCAAGCTCAAGCTAAGAAAAAATCCCAACAAACAATTCAGCAAACCATTACCCAAGCTCAGATTTCTGAAAGTGATGTGCTTCTGGATGAGAGAGAAACACGGAAACTCATTGATGCTCAACTGCAAGCTGCTAAATGGGAAGCAGATTCAGAAGCATTAACTTATCAAAATGGTGTCCGTCCTCAAAAGGGAAGAAATTTAGCGATCGCAGAATATCCTACAGCAAATGGACGCGCTGACTATGCCTTATTCTGTGGCTTGCAGATTGTAGGAGTAGTGGAAGCCAAGCGTCAAAGTAAAGATGTTTCTGAAGGGGCATTAAACCAAGCAAAACGCTACAGTGAAGGTTTCCAAATTGAAGGAGAAATTTTTTCTAGTGGTTCTGGGAATAAATATAAAGTTCCCTTTGTTTTTGCTACCAACGGCAGGCCATACTTACAGCAACTTCAAACCAAAAGTGGGATTTGGTTCTGTGATTTGCGTCGTCCCACTAATCTGCGGGTGTGTCTTTCCACATGGTACAGTCCTCAAGGCTTACTAGATGCCCTGTCTCAAGATATTGACCAAGCACATACTCGTTTAACTCAAGAAGGCTTTAACTATGGATTGCAATTACGTGATTATCAAATTCGTGCCATTCAAGCTGTAGAGTCTGCCTTATCCAGGGAAAACCGGGTATTACTGTTAGCAATGGCAACAGGCACAGGTAAAACTAAAACTTGTATTGCTTTGGTGTATCGCTTACTCAAAACCAAGCGATTTCGACGCATCTTATTTTTAGTTGATCGCACTGCGTTAGGTGAACAAACTGACAACGCTTTTAAAGATTCCCGAATGGAGAACCTGCAAAGTTTCGCTGATATCTTCGAGATCAAGGGCTTAAAAGACACGGAAATTGATCGGGATACCAAAGTTCATATTTCCACAGTGCAGGGCATGGTAAAGCGAGTTCTTTACCCGTCTGACAGTACATCTGTGATTACGGCAGATCAGTATGATTGCATTGTCGTGGATGAGTGTCACCGGGGCTATTTACTAGATCGAGAATTGAGCGATCGCGAAATAGAATTTCGGGATTTTAACGATTACGTCTCAAAATACCGTCGAGTGTTGGAGCATTTCGACGCTGTAAAGATTGGTTTAACAGCCACTCCAGCCCTACACACAACACAAATTTTTGGTAAACCTGTTTATACTTACGGCTATAAAGAAGCGGTGATAGATGGTTGGTTAATTGATCATGAACCACCTTTCCAAATTAGAACAAAGCTTTCGGAAGAGGGGATGGTTTGGAACCCTGGGGAGGAGATGGAATTTTTCAATCCCCAAACTGGGAAACTTGACTTAGTTCATGCACCAGATGAGGTAAAAATTGAAGTAGAACAGTTTAACCGCAAAGTAATTACAGAAGATTTTAATCGAGTTGTTTGTGAAGCTTTAGCACAGCATATTGATCCATCACTGCCAGAAAAAACCTTGATTTTTTGTGCTACAGATGGTCATGCAGATATTGTTGTCAACCAGCTTAAACAAGCCTTTCAGGATACCTATGGCAGTGTCGAAGATGATGCAATTGTCAAAATTACAGGTAATGCCGACAAGCCATTAGAGTTAATTAGAAAGTTTCGTAATGAAGTTAATCCGAAAGTGGCCGTTACTGTAGACTTACTCACTACAGGCATTGATGTTCCGCCAATTTGTAATTTAGTATTTATTCGTCGAGTCAATTCTCGGATTCTCTACGAGCAAATGCTGGGAAGGGCTACACGCCTCTGTCATGATATTGGTAAAGAGGTGTTTAAAATTTTCGATGCCGTGCGATTATATGAAGCGATCGCACCTGTTTCGAGTATGAAGCCTGTGGTAGTTAACCCCAATATTTCCTTTACTCAATTGGTAGAAGAGTTGGAAACAGTCAACAATCCTGATGCCTTAGAAACAGTCATTAACCAACTCCTGGCGAAAATTCAGCGCAAACGCAGGTATTTGAGTGCTAATAGTCAAGAACAGTTAGAAGCGATCGCAGGAATGCCAATACCAAATATGGTTTCCCATCTCAAACAAAGTACACCCCAACAGGTAAAGGAATGGTGGGAACAAAGAAAAACATTAGCGCAAATTCTGGATCGTCGAGATGGTGGAAATAAACCAATATTGGTTTCCCGTCATAGTGATGAGTTAATAGGAATTGAACGGGGTTATGGCAATGCTGAACGTCCAGAAGATTATTTAGATAGTTTTAGGGCTTTCTTGTTAGAAAATATGAATAAAATTCCCGCTTTGATAGTTGTTACCCAGCGTCCCCGTGAGTTAACAAGGGCGCAACTCAAGGAATTGCGAATGCGATTAGATACCGCAGGATATACAGAAACTAACCTCAAAACTGCATGGCGAGAAACCACTAATGAAGATATTGCTGCTTCTATTATTGGCTTTATCCGTCAAGCTACTTTGGGTGATGCTTTGATTCCCTACACAGAAAGGGTAGATCGGGCGATGAAGAAAATCCTGGCCAGTCAACCTTGGACACCTCCTCAACGCAAGTGGTTAGAACGAATTGGTAAACAGCTAAAAGCGGAAACAATCGTTGATCGAGAAGCTTTGGATAAAGGGGAATTTAAGGCTCAAGGTGGAGGATTTGATAGGTTAAATACGGTTTTTGATGGTGATTTAGAAAATATTGTGATTCAGATTCATGAGAGTATTTGGAATGTGGCTTGA
- a CDS encoding Mu transposase C-terminal domain-containing protein, with product MADEEFEFTEGTTQVPDAILLDKSNFVVDPSQIILATSDRHKLTFNLIQWLAESPNRTIKSQRKQAVANTLDVSTRQVERLLKQYDEDKLRETAGIERADKGKYRVSEYWQNFITTIYEKSLKEKHPISPASIVREVKRHAIVDLELKLGEYPHQATVYRILDPLIEQQKRKTRVRNPGSGSWMTVVTRDGELLRADFSNQIIQCDHTKLDVRIVDNHGNLLSDRPWLTTIVDTFSSCVVGFRLWIKQPGSTEVALALRHAILPKNYPEDYQLNKSWDVCGHPYQYFFTDGGKDFRSKHLKAIGKKLGFQCELRDRPPEGGIVERIFKTINTQVLKELPGYTGANVQERPENAEKEACLTIQDLDKILASFFCDIYNHEPYPKEPRDTRFERWFKGMGGKLPEPLDERELDICLMKEAQRVVQAHGSIQFENLIYRGEFLKAHKGEYVTLRYDPDHILSLYIYSGETDDNAGEFLGYAHAVNMDTHDLSIEELKALNKERSNARKEHFNYDALLALGKRKELVEERKEDKKAKRNSEQKRLRSASKKNSNVIELRKSRTSKSLKKQENQEVLPERISREEIKLEKIEQQPQENLSASPNTQEEERHKLVFSNRQKNLNKIW from the coding sequence ATGGCAGACGAAGAATTTGAATTTACTGAAGGAACGACGCAAGTTCCAGATGCTATTTTGCTTGACAAGAGTAATTTTGTGGTAGATCCATCCCAAATTATTCTGGCAACGTCGGATAGACATAAACTGACATTTAATCTAATCCAGTGGCTTGCTGAATCTCCCAACCGCACTATTAAGTCTCAGAGAAAACAGGCAGTTGCAAATACCCTTGATGTTTCTACTCGCCAGGTGGAACGTCTTCTCAAGCAATACGATGAAGACAAGTTAAGAGAGACAGCAGGAATAGAACGAGCCGATAAGGGAAAATATCGAGTTAGCGAATATTGGCAAAACTTCATCACAACAATCTATGAAAAGAGTCTGAAAGAAAAACATCCAATATCACCAGCATCCATAGTTCGTGAAGTGAAGCGACACGCAATTGTGGATCTTGAACTTAAGCTAGGAGAATATCCTCATCAAGCCACTGTTTATAGAATTTTAGATCCTTTAATCGAGCAACAGAAACGGAAAACAAGAGTTAGAAATCCGGGTTCGGGATCTTGGATGACAGTAGTAACACGAGATGGAGAGTTACTTAGGGCTGACTTTAGTAACCAAATTATTCAGTGTGACCATACTAAATTGGATGTTCGCATAGTTGATAATCATGGCAATTTACTGTCTGATCGTCCTTGGCTAACTACTATTGTGGATACTTTTTCAAGCTGTGTTGTTGGTTTTCGCTTATGGATTAAACAACCCGGTTCTACAGAGGTGGCTTTAGCTTTAAGACACGCTATTTTACCTAAAAACTACCCTGAAGATTATCAACTTAATAAGTCTTGGGATGTATGTGGACACCCCTATCAATATTTTTTTACTGATGGTGGTAAAGATTTTCGCTCAAAACATCTCAAAGCTATTGGTAAGAAATTAGGATTTCAGTGTGAATTACGCGATCGCCCACCGGAAGGTGGTATTGTGGAACGGATTTTCAAAACTATTAATACTCAAGTTCTCAAAGAGTTACCTGGTTATACAGGGGCAAATGTTCAGGAACGCCCAGAAAATGCAGAGAAAGAAGCCTGTTTAACTATTCAGGATTTGGATAAGATTCTCGCTAGTTTCTTTTGTGATATCTATAATCACGAGCCTTATCCTAAAGAGCCTCGTGATACGAGATTTGAACGCTGGTTTAAGGGTATGGGAGGAAAACTACCTGAACCTTTGGATGAGCGAGAATTAGATATTTGTTTGATGAAAGAAGCCCAACGAGTTGTTCAAGCTCATGGATCTATTCAATTTGAAAACCTGATTTATCGGGGAGAATTTCTCAAAGCACATAAAGGTGAATATGTAACGCTGAGATATGATCCAGATCATATCCTGAGTTTATATATCTACAGTGGTGAAACTGATGATAATGCAGGAGAATTTTTGGGTTATGCTCATGCCGTTAATATGGATACCCATGATTTAAGTATAGAAGAATTAAAAGCCCTGAATAAAGAGAGAAGTAATGCTCGTAAGGAGCATTTTAACTATGATGCTTTATTAGCATTGGGTAAACGTAAAGAACTTGTAGAGGAACGGAAAGAGGATAAAAAGGCAAAAAGAAACTCAGAACAAAAGCGTCTCCGTTCTGCATCCAAGAAAAATTCCAATGTTATTGAACTACGCAAAAGTAGGACTTCCAAATCTTTGAAGAAACAAGAAAATCAGGAAGTTTTACCAGAGAGAATTTCCAGGGAAGAAATCAAGCTTGAGAAGATAGAACAGCAACCACAGGAAAATCTATCAGCTTCACCTAACACTCAAGAAGAAGAGAGACATAAGTTAGTTTTCTCTAACCGTCAAAAAAATTTGAACAAGATTTGGTAA
- a CDS encoding AAA family ATPase has product MAQPQLATQSIVEVLAPRLDIKAQIAKTIDIEEIFRACFITTDRASECFRWLDELRILKQCGRIIGPRNVGKSRAALHYRDEDKKRVSYVKAWSASSSKRLFSQILKDINHAAPTGKRQDLRPRLAGSLELFGLELVIIDNAENLQKEALLDLKQLFEECNVPIVLAGGKELDDLLHDCDLLTNFPTLYEFERLEYDDFKKTLTTIELDVLSLPEASNLAEGNIFEILAVSTEARMGILIKILTKAVLHSLKNGFHRVDESILEKIASRYGTKYIPLKNRNRD; this is encoded by the coding sequence ATGGCGCAACCTCAACTTGCAACTCAATCTATTGTTGAAGTCCTAGCCCCAAGGTTAGACATCAAAGCTCAAATTGCTAAAACTATTGATATTGAAGAGATTTTTAGAGCTTGTTTTATCACTACTGATCGGGCTTCGGAATGCTTCAGATGGTTAGATGAATTGCGTATTCTCAAACAATGTGGTCGAATCATTGGACCAAGAAATGTGGGAAAAAGCAGAGCCGCGCTTCACTATCGAGATGAGGATAAAAAACGAGTTTCCTATGTAAAGGCTTGGTCTGCATCGAGTTCTAAGCGGCTATTTTCACAAATCCTGAAGGATATTAATCATGCTGCACCAACAGGTAAACGACAGGATTTACGTCCAAGATTAGCGGGTAGTCTGGAACTATTTGGATTGGAATTGGTGATTATAGATAATGCGGAAAATCTTCAAAAAGAAGCACTGCTAGACTTGAAACAACTTTTTGAAGAGTGTAATGTTCCTATTGTTTTAGCTGGAGGTAAGGAGTTAGATGATCTTTTACACGATTGTGATTTGTTGACTAATTTCCCAACACTCTATGAGTTTGAACGGTTGGAATATGATGATTTCAAAAAAACATTAACTACAATTGAATTGGATGTTTTATCTCTTCCAGAAGCATCTAATTTAGCTGAGGGCAATATTTTTGAGATTTTAGCAGTTAGTACAGAAGCACGAATGGGAATTTTAATCAAGATACTAACTAAGGCTGTTTTACATTCTCTCAAAAATGGATTTCACCGAGTTGATGAAAGTATTTTAGAAAAAATTGCTAGTCGTTATGGCACAAAATATATTCCTCTCAAAAACAGAAATAGGGATTGA
- a CDS encoding TniQ family protein, whose translation MAQNIFLSKTEIGIDEDDEIRPKLGYVEPYEEESISHYLGRLRRFKANSLPSGYSLGKIAGLGAMISRWEKLYFNPFPTLQELEALSSVVGVNADRLIEMLPSQGMTMKPRPIRLCGACYAESPCHRIEWQCKDRMKCDRHNLRLLIKCTNCETPFPIPADWVKGQCPHCSLPFAKMAKRQRRD comes from the coding sequence ATGGCACAAAATATATTCCTCTCAAAAACAGAAATAGGGATTGATGAAGATGATGAAATTCGCCCAAAGTTAGGCTATGTTGAACCTTATGAGGAGGAGAGTATTAGTCATTATCTAGGGCGTTTGCGACGGTTTAAGGCTAACAGCCTACCGTCAGGATACTCTTTGGGAAAAATTGCTGGACTCGGTGCAATGATTTCACGTTGGGAGAAGCTTTATTTCAATCCTTTTCCTACTCTACAAGAGTTGGAGGCTTTGTCCTCTGTGGTGGGAGTTAATGCAGATAGATTAATAGAAATGCTCCCCTCTCAGGGAATGACGATGAAGCCTAGACCAATTAGGTTATGTGGGGCTTGTTATGCAGAATCTCCTTGTCATCGGATTGAGTGGCAGTGTAAGGATAGAATGAAATGCGATCGCCACAATTTACGTTTATTAATAAAATGTACTAATTGTGAAACTCCTTTCCCGATTCCCGCAGATTGGGTTAAAGGTCAATGTCCTCATTGTTCCCTGCCTTTTGCAAAGATGGCGAAAAGGCAAAGGCGTGATTAG
- a CDS encoding oleate hydratase: MARSRVRNKDLAKALEIIENADVQVFWGYALLGDRISNFVPKPMRDCNGEEILRSFTILPE, encoded by the coding sequence ATGGCGCGATCGCGTGTTAGGAACAAAGATTTAGCTAAAGCGTTAGAAATAATTGAAAATGCTGATGTACAAGTTTTCTGGGGATATGCCCTTTTAGGAGATCGCATCAGTAACTTTGTTCCCAAGCCAATGCGCGACTGCAACGGTGAAGAAATTCTGCGGTCATTTACGATTTTACCTGAGTAA
- a CDS encoding tetratricopeptide repeat protein has protein sequence MTGEDHSVKLGGNADSSAIITGDRNTATITITNYYYPESTKVLPVESTGAADKSLPCPYRGLFHFGPDDAEFFFGREIFIKELFAATQSRNFIPVLGASGSGKSSVVLAGLVPKLQKAGHWKFTHFRPGSDPFHALALALVPLYTQNLDATDKIIQARKLSQSLSDREIHLGDVFAQIHQNHPTDQVLLIADQFEEIYTLCADHKIRHSFLDSLLVSFESSPSQSQYDHVLVATMRADFLGNALGYPPFGDVLKTDIKLISSMNHNELSQVIEKPADKLGVTFEVGLVERILDDVEDEPGNLPLLEFALTELWEQRKGKQLTHTAYQHIGKVQGALARHADQNYGKLSAAQKEQVRRIFIQLVQPGEVTQDTRRLATKAELGEASWKLVKRLADERLVVTSQNAANQETVEVVHEALIRNWAELRGWMNADRSFRAWQERLRFAMLQWQKMQRDEGALLRGAVLKEAEEKQKQRREELSKEEQEFIQASVALRQRSQQLIYYFLGGIGSILLLALGIWGWLNYTTLGQLTQIRWQLTDMSQQIKSPEYQAQAAFAFLKDENSAQALKLISQIQDASALIAIAEAYGKLKQPEKAAPLLAQAIASANQIPDANSKAYPLSAIAEAIGKLNQPEKAAPLLAQAIASANQIPDAYSKAYALRAIAEAYGKLNQPEKAAPLLAQAIASANQIPDANSKAYFLSAIAEAIGKLNQPEKAAPLLAQAIASANQIPDSNFKADALSAIAEAIGKLNQPEKAAPLLAQAIASANQIPDSNFKADALRAIAEAYGKLNQPEKAAPLLAQAIASANQIPDANSKAYALSAIAEAIGKLKQPEKAAPLLAQAIALC, from the coding sequence ATGACAGGAGAAGACCACAGCGTCAAACTTGGGGGTAATGCTGATAGCAGTGCGATTATTACTGGAGATAGGAATACCGCTACTATTACCATCACCAATTACTACTACCCTGAAAGTACAAAAGTATTACCTGTTGAATCTACGGGCGCTGCTGATAAAAGTCTTCCCTGTCCTTATCGTGGTTTGTTTCATTTTGGTCCCGATGACGCAGAGTTTTTCTTTGGACGTGAAATATTTATAAAAGAACTTTTCGCTGCGACTCAAAGCCGGAATTTTATCCCCGTATTGGGTGCGTCGGGAAGCGGTAAATCTTCGGTGGTTCTGGCGGGATTAGTGCCGAAACTGCAAAAAGCAGGTCATTGGAAGTTTACCCACTTTCGTCCCGGTTCCGACCCTTTCCATGCCCTAGCCTTGGCGCTAGTTCCACTTTACACGCAAAATCTGGATGCTACTGATAAAATCATCCAAGCTCGTAAGTTGTCACAATCTCTTAGTGATCGTGAAATCCATTTGGGTGATGTATTTGCTCAGATTCACCAAAATCACCCCACAGATCAGGTGTTGCTAATTGCCGATCAATTTGAAGAAATTTATACCCTATGCGCCGATCATAAAATTCGCCATAGTTTTCTAGATAGTTTATTAGTCAGCTTTGAATCCTCTCCTTCTCAGTCCCAATACGATCATGTGCTAGTTGCAACCATGCGGGCAGATTTCTTGGGAAATGCTCTGGGATATCCCCCTTTTGGAGATGTATTGAAAACTGATATCAAGCTGATCAGCTCGATGAATCATAATGAACTTTCACAGGTGATTGAAAAGCCTGCTGACAAGTTGGGGGTGACTTTTGAAGTGGGACTAGTGGAACGCATATTAGATGATGTGGAAGATGAACCGGGGAATTTACCCCTGCTGGAGTTTGCATTAACGGAATTGTGGGAGCAGCGAAAGGGTAAACAGTTAACTCATACAGCTTATCAGCATATAGGTAAGGTACAAGGTGCTTTGGCTCGTCATGCAGATCAGAATTATGGTAAGTTGAGCGCAGCCCAGAAAGAACAGGTACGGCGGATTTTCATCCAATTAGTGCAACCGGGTGAAGTTACACAAGATACGCGACGACTGGCGACGAAAGCCGAATTGGGTGAAGCCAGCTGGAAATTGGTGAAACGGTTGGCTGATGAACGATTAGTAGTCACCAGTCAAAATGCTGCTAACCAAGAGACGGTCGAAGTTGTTCATGAAGCATTGATCCGTAATTGGGCTGAACTACGAGGATGGATGAACGCAGACCGTAGCTTTCGTGCTTGGCAAGAAAGGCTGAGGTTCGCAATGCTGCAATGGCAAAAAATGCAACGAGATGAAGGGGCATTGTTGCGGGGTGCAGTTTTAAAAGAAGCGGAAGAAAAGCAGAAACAACGCCGAGAGGAACTGAGCAAAGAGGAGCAAGAATTTATTCAAGCTAGTGTAGCCCTGCGTCAACGTAGTCAGCAGCTAATTTACTATTTTTTGGGGGGGATTGGGAGTATCCTGTTACTGGCGCTGGGGATTTGGGGCTGGTTAAATTATACAACTCTGGGGCAATTGACTCAAATTCGCTGGCAATTGACTGATATGAGTCAGCAGATAAAGAGTCCTGAGTATCAAGCACAAGCGGCTTTTGCCTTTCTTAAGGATGAAAATTCTGCTCAAGCCTTGAAACTTATTAGCCAGATTCAGGATGCCTCTGCCTTAATTGCCATTGCCGAAGCCTATGGCAAGCTAAAGCAACCAGAAAAAGCCGCCCCCTTGCTCGCTCAAGCGATCGCCTCTGCTAACCAGATTCCGGATGCCAACTCCAAAGCCTATCCCTTAAGTGCCATTGCCGAAGCTATTGGCAAGCTAAACCAACCAGAAAAAGCCGCCCCCTTGCTCGCTCAAGCGATCGCCTCTGCTAACCAGATTCCGGATGCCTACTCCAAAGCCTATGCCTTAAGAGCCATTGCCGAAGCCTATGGCAAGCTAAACCAACCAGAAAAAGCCGCCCCCTTGCTCGCTCAAGCGATCGCCTCTGCTAACCAGATTCCGGATGCCAACTCCAAAGCCTATTTCTTAAGTGCCATTGCCGAAGCTATTGGCAAGCTAAACCAACCAGAAAAAGCCGCCCCCTTGCTCGCTCAAGCGATCGCCTCTGCTAACCAGATTCCGGATTCCAATTTCAAAGCCGATGCCTTAAGTGCCATTGCTGAAGCTATTGGCAAGCTAAACCAACCAGAAAAAGCCGCCCCCTTGCTCGCTCAAGCGATCGCCTCTGCTAACCAGATTCCGGATTCCAATTTCAAAGCCGATGCCTTAAGAGCCATTGCCGAAGCCTATGGCAAGCTAAACCAACCAGAAAAAGCCGCCCCCTTGCTCGCTCAAGCGATCGCCTCTGCTAACCAGATTCCGGATGCCAACTCCAAAGCCTATGCCTTAAGTGCCATTGCCGAAGCTATTGGCAAGCTAAAGCAACCAGAAAAAGCCGCCCCCTTGCTCGCTCAAGCGATCGCCCTCTGCTAA
- a CDS encoding tetratricopeptide repeat protein: MLAQAIASANQIPDANSKASALRAIAEAIGKLKQPEKAAPLLAQAIASANQIPDANSKASALRAIAEAYGKLNQPEKAAPLLAQAIASANQIPDSNFKAYALSAIAEAYGKLNQPEKAAPLLAQAIASANQIPDANSKASALSAIAEAIGKLKQPEKAAPLLAQAIASANQIPDSNFKAEVLIAIAEVAANLKNWGQALKATQKCPSDDCKVKLLTGVLTVHAEQQHPKLKEEKEEKEEE; this comes from the coding sequence TTGCTCGCTCAAGCGATCGCCTCTGCTAACCAGATTCCGGATGCCAACTCCAAAGCCTCTGCCTTAAGAGCCATTGCCGAAGCTATTGGCAAGCTAAAGCAACCAGAAAAAGCCGCCCCCTTGCTCGCTCAAGCGATCGCCTCTGCTAACCAGATTCCGGATGCCAACTCCAAAGCCTCTGCCTTAAGAGCCATTGCCGAAGCCTATGGCAAGCTAAACCAACCAGAAAAAGCCGCCCCCTTGCTCGCTCAAGCGATCGCCTCTGCTAACCAGATTCCGGATTCCAATTTCAAAGCCTATGCCTTAAGTGCCATTGCCGAAGCCTATGGCAAGCTAAACCAACCAGAAAAAGCCGCCCCCTTGCTCGCTCAAGCGATCGCCTCTGCTAACCAGATTCCGGATGCCAACTCCAAAGCCTCTGCCTTAAGTGCCATTGCTGAAGCTATTGGCAAGCTAAAGCAACCAGAAAAAGCCGCCCCCTTGCTCGCTCAAGCGATCGCCTCTGCTAACCAGATTCCGGATTCCAATTTCAAAGCCGAAGTTTTAATTGCCATTGCCGAAGTCGCCGCGAACCTTAAAAACTGGGGACAGGCACTGAAAGCTACGCAAAAATGCCCCAGTGACGATTGTAAGGTGAAATTGCTGACGGGGGTTTTAACGGTTCATGCCGAGCAGCAGCATCCTAAGTTAAAGGAGGAGAAGGAGGAGAAGGAAGAGGAGTGA